The Setaria viridis chromosome 6, Setaria_viridis_v4.0, whole genome shotgun sequence genome contains a region encoding:
- the LOC117861733 gene encoding uncharacterized protein translates to MFAFLAAPERPNTPTGPTPRGGFVFAASPEGPLTPTSRGSSTSGLTFLASPKQPLTPTGPIAGGREPSLMATGSGAAAPLISPKRANRPTGPPGPCPRPPGARKLPIKRRSPRPSSSPPSSSSSASSDPLRAPTAGGGGRSDQQQPPFKFQRIWSESDELRFLQGLLGCGAQGLIFPRDLNRFSESMPQPYTRAQLSEKLRRLKNKYRSVSARVAGGLDPARLAPHDRDVLHLCSRLWDPANAATSPFASGAGSSGNKRRRANPRGTPLPPPDASGDCNSHDYNGISSSAPGLFPEVSFA, encoded by the coding sequence ATGTTCGCGTTCTTGGCTGCGCCGGAGCGGCCCAACACTCCCACGGGCCCCACCCCAAGGGGCGGCTTCGTGTTTGCGGCCTCGCCTGAGGGGCCGCTGACGCCGACGTCCAGGGGCTCCAGCACTAGCGGCCTCACCTTCTTGGCTTCGCCGAAGCAGCCGTTGACGCCCACGGGCcccatcgccggcggccgcgagcCGTCCTTGATGGCCACCGGGAGCGGCGCTGCCGCGCCCCTGATCTCCCCGAAGCGGGCCAACAGGCCAACAGGCCCTCCCGGTCCCTGCCCCCGTCCGCCCGGGGCGCGCAAGCTCCCCATCAAGCGCCGCTCCCCGCGGCCGTCCTCctcgcccccctcctcctcctcctcagcctcCTCCGACCCGCTCCGCGcccccacggccggcggcggcggcagatccgaccagcagcagccgcccttCAAGTTCCAGCGCATCTGGTCCGAGTCCGACGAGCTCCGCTTCCTGCAGGGCCTCCTCGGCTGCGGCGCGCAGGGCCTCATCTTCCCGCGCGACCTCAACCGCTTCTCCGAGTCCATGCCCCAGCCCTACACCCGCGCCCAGCTCTCCgagaagctccgccgcctcaAGAACAAGTACCGCAGCGTCtccgcccgcgtcgccgggggGCTCGACCCGGCCCGCCTCGCGCCGCACGACCGCGACGTGCTCCACCTCTGCTCCAGGCTATGGGACCCCGCCAACGCCGCCACCTCGCCCTTCGCGTCCGGCGCGGGGTCGTCTGGGAACAAGCGCCGCCGCGCCAACCCGCGGGGCACGCCGCTCCCGCCCCCGGATGCGTCCGGGGATTGCAACTCCCATGACTACAATGGGATTAGTTCCTCTGCCCCGGGCTTGTTTCCGGAAGTTTCCTTTGCCTAA
- the LOC117861734 gene encoding uncharacterized protein, with amino-acid sequence MATVKTAATMVMKVLVLGLVLLAYAGLIAHAQPQCGSQGGGATCSNNLCCSQWGYCGLGGDYCGNGCQSGPCYTTYDKWKKLYATEAQVESSREELAHTMATVKTAATMVMKVLVLGLVLLAYAGLIAHAQPQCGSQGGGATCSNNLCCSQWGYCGLGGDYCGNGCQSGPCYTT; translated from the exons ATGGCGACGGTGAAAACAGCTGCAACCATGGTCATGAAGGTCCTGGTGCTGGGCTTAGTGCTCCTTGCTTATGCCGGGCTGATCGCTCACGCTCAGCCGCAGTGCGGCAGCCAGGGCGGTGGCGCGACGTGCAGCAACAACCTCTGCTGCAGCCAGTGGGGATACtgtggcctcggcggcgactACTGCGGCAATGGCTGCCAGAGCGGCCCATGCTACACTACCTA CGATAAATGGAAGAAGCTTTATGCAACAGAAGCACAAGTAGAGTCTTCAAGGGAGGAGCTTG CTCATACTATGGCGACGGTGAAAACAGCTGCAACCATGGTCATGAAGGTCCTGGTGCTGGGCTTAGTGCTCCTTGCTTATGCCGGGCTGATCGCTCACGCTCAGCCGCAGTGCGGCAGCCAGGGCGGTGGCGCGACGTGCAGCAACAACCTCTGCTGCAGCCAGTGGGGATACtgtggcctcggcggcgactACTGCGGCAATGGCTGCCAGAGCGGCCCATGCTACACTACCTAG